In Aristaeella hokkaidonensis, the following are encoded in one genomic region:
- a CDS encoding four helix bundle protein, with translation MKPSPLRDKSTSFAKLEIALKECNECDYWLNLLKDTDSIVESDFKT, from the coding sequence ATGAAGCCCAGCCCGCTCCGTGACAAATCAACCTCCTTTGCCAAGCTGGAGATTGCTCTGAAAGAGTGTAATGAGTGTGACTACTGGCTGAACCTTCTGAAAGATACCGATAGCATTGTCGAATCTGATTTTAAAACCTGA